A genomic window from Mesosutterella faecium includes:
- a CDS encoding TorD/DmsD family molecular chaperone — MQEAWEKVCRIYSEKGFAKKDKDLPEDHLGLELEFMANLIAEERAARGKGDAAAAEKTSGEQKKSLAEHLSPWVPAFCADVRKCPGTDFYKAASLITEGFLQLEGELLGSGEEQASALKGKKERQAAAVPAAPGF; from the coding sequence ATGCAGGAGGCCTGGGAGAAGGTCTGCCGGATCTACAGCGAGAAGGGCTTTGCCAAAAAGGACAAGGACCTCCCGGAAGACCACCTGGGGCTTGAGCTCGAGTTCATGGCGAACCTCATCGCCGAGGAGCGCGCCGCGCGGGGAAAGGGCGATGCGGCGGCCGCGGAGAAGACCTCGGGGGAGCAGAAGAAGTCCCTCGCCGAGCACCTCTCGCCCTGGGTTCCCGCCTTCTGCGCGGACGTGAGGAAGTGCCCGGGGACGGACTTCTACAAGGCGGCCTCCTTGATCACCGAGGGTTTCCTGCAGCTCGAAGGGGAGCTGCTGGGAAGCGGGGAGGAGCAGGCCTCCGCCTTAAAAGGAAAAAAGGAAAGGCAGGCGGCTGCTGTCCCCGCCGCCCCAGGCTTTTGA
- a CDS encoding 2-hydroxyacyl-CoA dehydratase subunit D produces MKRTKPTPVLDWFKRTAQVLENPETKAWKAAGGKVIGMFYPDTPVELLEAAGAMTFSFRGNTAEGTEMADAYFKPLACEFTRATFNEILEGRYGFLDGAVWFNNCDHMRRIWDNWKACRKDCPAYSFIYFPKKRDDNGYGFFKDQVRAMIAATEERFGVKITPEKVREAIRATNETRRLIRELYELKKGEEVYLDGAETASVLMTLSSVPRAVANEKLAALIKELRAGEETVRPACRFFYDGFHADRPEIIGMLEQDGGVVVCDSQGNGLASAACDIPEEGDPIENVMHYYYWDKVPQPRVFGTQKQRLDRVEALCREFKCQGVIAMRIAFCDQEAFEQLMLLWRAKKNGVPFMQLETTYRPEGIGQIRTRIQAFQESIASRTAAA; encoded by the coding sequence ATGAAACGGACAAAACCGACCCCGGTGCTTGACTGGTTCAAGCGTACGGCCCAGGTGCTTGAGAATCCCGAAACCAAAGCCTGGAAGGCCGCGGGCGGGAAAGTGATCGGCATGTTCTATCCCGACACGCCCGTGGAGCTGCTCGAGGCGGCCGGCGCGATGACCTTTTCCTTCCGCGGGAACACCGCCGAAGGCACGGAGATGGCCGACGCCTACTTCAAGCCGCTCGCCTGCGAGTTCACGCGCGCGACCTTCAACGAGATCCTCGAGGGCAGGTACGGGTTCCTCGACGGAGCGGTCTGGTTCAACAACTGCGACCACATGCGCCGCATCTGGGACAACTGGAAGGCCTGCAGGAAGGACTGCCCGGCCTACTCCTTCATCTATTTTCCGAAGAAGAGGGACGACAACGGCTACGGCTTCTTCAAGGACCAGGTGCGCGCGATGATCGCGGCGACCGAGGAGCGCTTCGGCGTCAAAATCACCCCGGAGAAGGTCCGCGAGGCGATCCGCGCGACGAACGAAACCCGCCGCCTCATCCGGGAGCTCTATGAGCTGAAGAAGGGCGAAGAGGTGTACCTGGACGGCGCCGAGACCGCCTCGGTCCTCATGACGCTCAGCTCCGTGCCTCGCGCCGTGGCGAACGAAAAGCTCGCCGCGCTCATCAAAGAGCTCAGGGCCGGGGAAGAAACCGTGCGGCCCGCCTGCCGCTTCTTCTACGACGGCTTCCACGCCGACCGCCCCGAGATCATCGGGATGCTCGAGCAGGACGGCGGCGTTGTGGTCTGCGACTCGCAGGGCAACGGGCTTGCCTCCGCGGCCTGCGACATTCCCGAGGAGGGCGACCCGATCGAGAACGTCATGCACTATTACTACTGGGACAAGGTGCCGCAGCCGCGCGTCTTCGGCACGCAGAAGCAGAGGCTCGACCGGGTCGAGGCGCTCTGCCGCGAGTTCAAGTGCCAGGGCGTGATCGCGATGCGCATCGCCTTCTGCGACCAGGAGGCCTTCGAGCAGCTCATGCTGCTGTGGCGCGCGAAGAAGAACGGCGTCCCCTTCATGCAGCTTGAGACCACCTACAGGCCCGAAGGCATCGGCCAGATCCGCACCCGCATCCAGGCCTTCCAGGAAAGCATCGCCTCGCGCACCGCGGCCGCCTGA
- a CDS encoding 2-hydroxyacyl-CoA dehydratase family protein, producing MTEAKTDLSKLDGTERTQEYVDRLNGILAQMSKAPAEQRNPIVEALLGLFRDWNQDKIKAYREGKPIAVTWYGNAPEILNGMGILNYNPVVDLMMHLGFTNYADAYKCDSFPLDGNVCSLIRYAIYAVQNRLLVKPSVIIAMGEPCDGELMVHQAMKESDFFGSAPIYQIDPSYGHDRKDFEYVARQLKEMAHWLEKVTGAKYDFKRVATVVDETNEQYRIWKEINECMKASPAPLPGFTVPEVMWPLTQHLPAGDPRCTAVARMLLGAAQENVKKHVGPVMKNEIRIVWPDLDPLWNGPLTEWLAKKWNATVVMTDQQYSKPYEVIDTSSEDAMFYGLARRAVFEVPMIRQGRGFVDVLIEDLTDMINEYHPDVVIAPGHMGHKDKAGNTQFLKKVCRDMGVPLLNLTTSLFDERYTPLEKVENDISNFLSVNGFKPNPD from the coding sequence ATGACAGAAGCGAAAACTGACCTTTCCAAACTCGACGGCACCGAGCGCACCCAGGAGTACGTCGACCGCCTGAACGGCATTCTCGCGCAGATGTCCAAGGCGCCGGCCGAGCAGAGGAACCCGATCGTCGAGGCCCTGCTCGGGCTCTTCCGCGACTGGAACCAGGACAAGATCAAGGCTTACCGCGAGGGAAAGCCCATTGCCGTCACCTGGTACGGCAACGCCCCCGAGATCCTCAACGGCATGGGCATCCTCAACTACAACCCGGTGGTCGACCTCATGATGCACCTCGGGTTCACGAACTACGCCGACGCCTACAAGTGCGACTCGTTCCCGCTCGACGGCAACGTCTGCTCGCTCATCCGCTACGCGATCTACGCCGTGCAGAACAGGCTGCTCGTGAAGCCCTCGGTCATCATCGCGATGGGCGAGCCCTGCGACGGCGAGCTCATGGTGCACCAGGCGATGAAGGAAAGCGACTTCTTCGGCAGCGCCCCGATCTACCAGATCGACCCCTCCTACGGGCACGACAGGAAGGACTTCGAGTACGTCGCCCGGCAGCTGAAGGAAATGGCCCACTGGCTTGAGAAGGTGACCGGCGCGAAGTACGACTTCAAGCGCGTGGCCACCGTGGTGGACGAGACCAACGAGCAGTACCGGATCTGGAAGGAGATCAACGAGTGCATGAAGGCCTCGCCCGCGCCGTTGCCGGGCTTCACGGTGCCGGAGGTGATGTGGCCGCTCACCCAGCACCTGCCCGCCGGCGACCCGCGCTGCACGGCGGTGGCCCGGATGCTGCTCGGGGCCGCGCAGGAGAACGTGAAGAAGCACGTGGGCCCGGTGATGAAGAACGAGATCCGGATCGTCTGGCCCGACCTCGATCCGCTCTGGAACGGACCGCTCACCGAGTGGCTCGCGAAGAAGTGGAACGCGACCGTCGTGATGACCGACCAGCAGTACTCGAAGCCCTACGAGGTGATCGACACGAGCAGCGAGGACGCGATGTTCTACGGGCTCGCCCGCCGCGCGGTCTTTGAGGTCCCGATGATCCGCCAGGGCCGCGGCTTCGTCGACGTGCTGATCGAGGACCTCACCGACATGATCAACGAGTACCACCCCGACGTCGTGATCGCCCCGGGCCACATGGGCCACAAGGACAAGGCGGGCAACACGCAGTTCCTGAAGAAGGTCTGCCGCGACATGGGCGTGCCGCTGCTCAACCTCACGACGAGCCTCTTTGACGAGCGCTACACGCCGCTCGAGAAGGTGGAGAACGACATCAGCAACTTCCTGTCCGTGAACGGCTTCAAGCCCAATCCGGACTAA
- a CDS encoding DEAD/DEAH box helicase: MNFKDLPDLVRSLLQLLALLGVPAFPTEMKAALARSGMTNKEAAKWVETLEKEGWIEPSGVKFQFSSRGYLELARALSPEELEAADTGMLYYFHSYLNPESARAVLVGMSKCLRGLPLDSRDRLRLQDYLVTMLLETRGDLLLVIFLTPGFEPMLPLIPPQAVEAFYGNVLAQAEDEIPLRDDALERLSSGLQASALGEGSRQALADELTLRQDFVQHGRPSECLARMHAGTEPYDVLQAILLLQEGRDDEALKLIKETRRRFDGSDLFDHYLSNFVLGAALYRKKDKPAVYRSLGAIANRCRRLESPLRGLALLVICEMALNRQVSEDTLTRVKSFCLDRDAHGYLAKALVRSICLHFHVLSAKEAGLNLKACRSLAEEPNSPKFIDAQLLAALGMKEEEKRLYERWGVKGLLPPFASKPQWESLLESLSVRCGMMKKKARPAEAGAVRERIVYLVDPETFTVAPLLQKSKNGASWSRGRNVALSNFKKAALPCMTAEDRSAAQLTQRYMSWEGPVYSLRGAEVLLRLAGCGRVFNASNPEERFEIQTAPLVLTVRKNEDGSYTPSANLGSGDDEADPGDIPSVIVQSRTDRGVTLTAVSGPQRDILQELLTMPSFPPEAKEKLSAFLAEVCPVLPVVSDLIGSESAAPSRQGSSVVTFRVSPSGKEDFLIRADVFPLPGVEFACRPGEGRESLFLPTREGQVQVLRDLKLESQHYEAALSELSGLGSCMEGPGSWRCGLEDCLDFLGALQRCPKGSVEVQWPAGGKLTRSRGRISFDSLRISAGRAGAWLELGGEVDVDGRSLMTISQLLEAVRAAKGRYVRLSEDSYAEVSEALKKRLRAVSLLAREKGGKVELPSVTAPFLQDLRRGGAALSADQAADALFERIDEASKLYPKIPQDLRADLRDYQAEGYRWMSRLASWGAGACLADDMGLGKTVQAIALLLSRAKEGPALIVTPASVLYNWKSELGRFAPGLRCVMLGAGNREKTVREAGAGDVLLTTYGLLASESDLFAGRAWRTAVLDEAHMIRNRGTKTAQAAQRLDAAFRLILTGTPVQNNLSEIWSLFEFINPGLLGSFEAFTGRFITPIEVRHEPGARQTLRQIISPFVLRRTKASVLEELPQKTEITLPVELSEAERALYEKIRSEALIRAEEKETSTIDLLATLMKLRQAACSPKLIDPSLPFESSKEEAFMGLVRNLIAAGHRALVFSQFTSHLALIRQALDKAGIPYLYMDGAVRASERAALAEEFQKGGTPLFLISLKAGGTGLNLTAADYVIHLDPWWNPSVEDQASDRAYRIGQTMPVTIYRLIARGTVEERILELHRTKKQLSDALLEGTDAPKSLSREDIVKLLEQSTGE; the protein is encoded by the coding sequence GTGAACTTCAAAGACCTTCCCGACCTCGTCCGATCACTCCTGCAGCTGCTTGCGCTTCTTGGCGTTCCCGCGTTTCCCACGGAGATGAAGGCGGCGCTCGCGCGCAGCGGCATGACCAACAAAGAGGCCGCAAAGTGGGTGGAAACGCTGGAAAAGGAGGGCTGGATCGAGCCTTCCGGCGTCAAATTTCAATTCTCTTCCCGGGGATACCTCGAGCTCGCCCGAGCCCTGAGCCCCGAAGAGCTCGAAGCGGCGGACACAGGGATGCTGTACTACTTTCACAGCTACCTGAATCCCGAGTCCGCCCGGGCGGTCCTCGTCGGAATGTCGAAATGCCTGCGCGGCCTTCCCCTGGACTCAAGGGACCGGCTTCGCCTGCAGGACTACCTGGTCACGATGCTGCTGGAGACCCGCGGCGACCTTCTCCTCGTGATTTTCCTCACCCCCGGGTTCGAACCGATGCTGCCGCTCATCCCACCCCAGGCGGTCGAAGCCTTTTACGGCAATGTCCTCGCCCAAGCCGAGGACGAGATTCCTCTGCGCGACGACGCTCTGGAGCGGCTCAGCTCCGGCCTTCAGGCAAGCGCCTTGGGCGAAGGCAGCAGGCAGGCGCTCGCCGACGAGCTCACGCTGCGCCAGGACTTCGTCCAGCACGGCAGACCCAGCGAATGCCTCGCCCGAATGCATGCAGGAACCGAGCCCTATGACGTCCTGCAGGCGATCCTGCTGCTGCAGGAAGGGCGCGACGACGAAGCCCTCAAGCTGATCAAGGAGACCCGAAGGCGCTTTGACGGCAGCGACCTCTTCGACCACTACCTCAGCAACTTCGTGCTCGGAGCCGCGCTCTACCGCAAAAAGGACAAGCCCGCGGTCTACCGGTCTCTGGGCGCGATCGCAAACCGATGCCGCAGGCTTGAGTCGCCCCTGCGGGGCCTCGCGCTGCTTGTGATCTGCGAGATGGCCCTGAACCGCCAGGTCTCCGAAGACACTCTGACCCGCGTGAAAAGCTTCTGCCTGGACCGCGACGCCCATGGTTACCTCGCAAAGGCCCTGGTCCGCTCGATCTGCCTTCATTTCCATGTCCTCTCAGCAAAGGAGGCGGGGCTCAACCTGAAGGCCTGCAGAAGCCTCGCCGAGGAGCCGAACTCCCCGAAGTTCATCGACGCGCAGCTGCTCGCCGCCCTCGGGATGAAGGAGGAGGAAAAGCGCCTCTACGAGCGCTGGGGCGTGAAGGGGCTGCTGCCGCCCTTTGCGAGCAAGCCCCAGTGGGAGAGCCTCCTTGAAAGCCTCAGCGTGCGCTGCGGCATGATGAAGAAAAAGGCCAGGCCTGCCGAGGCCGGCGCGGTGCGAGAGCGGATCGTCTACCTGGTCGACCCTGAGACCTTCACCGTCGCGCCGCTTCTGCAGAAGTCCAAAAACGGGGCGTCATGGAGCCGGGGCCGCAACGTCGCGCTTTCCAACTTCAAAAAGGCTGCGCTGCCCTGCATGACGGCCGAGGACCGGTCGGCGGCGCAGCTCACCCAGAGATACATGAGCTGGGAAGGGCCGGTCTATTCGCTCAGAGGCGCTGAGGTCCTCCTGCGGCTGGCCGGATGCGGCCGGGTGTTCAACGCCAGCAATCCCGAAGAACGCTTCGAGATCCAGACCGCGCCCCTCGTCCTCACCGTCCGGAAAAACGAGGATGGCAGCTACACCCCTTCGGCGAACCTCGGCTCGGGCGATGACGAGGCCGACCCCGGTGACATCCCGTCCGTCATCGTGCAGAGCCGCACCGACCGGGGCGTCACGCTCACCGCGGTGAGCGGCCCGCAGCGCGACATCCTGCAGGAGCTCCTCACGATGCCCTCCTTCCCCCCGGAGGCGAAGGAGAAGCTCTCGGCCTTCCTGGCCGAGGTCTGCCCGGTGCTCCCGGTGGTCTCCGACCTGATCGGATCCGAGTCGGCTGCGCCCTCGCGCCAGGGCTCGAGCGTCGTCACCTTCCGGGTCTCGCCCTCGGGGAAGGAGGACTTCCTCATCCGCGCCGACGTTTTCCCGCTCCCGGGGGTGGAGTTCGCCTGCCGCCCGGGCGAGGGGCGCGAGAGCCTCTTTCTGCCGACCCGCGAGGGCCAGGTGCAGGTGCTGCGCGACCTGAAGCTCGAGTCGCAGCACTACGAGGCGGCGCTCTCCGAGCTCTCAGGCCTCGGCTCCTGCATGGAAGGGCCCGGCAGCTGGCGCTGCGGGCTCGAGGACTGCCTCGACTTCCTGGGGGCGCTTCAGCGCTGTCCCAAGGGTTCCGTCGAGGTCCAGTGGCCCGCAGGCGGGAAGCTCACTCGATCGCGCGGGCGCATTTCCTTTGACTCGCTCAGGATCTCGGCCGGCCGCGCCGGGGCCTGGCTCGAGCTCGGGGGCGAGGTCGACGTGGACGGCCGCTCGCTCATGACGATCTCGCAGCTCCTCGAGGCGGTCCGCGCCGCAAAGGGCCGCTACGTGCGGCTCTCGGAGGACAGCTACGCGGAGGTCTCGGAGGCGCTGAAAAAACGGCTTCGCGCGGTCTCGCTCCTTGCAAGGGAAAAAGGCGGGAAGGTGGAGCTTCCCTCCGTCACGGCCCCGTTCCTGCAGGACTTGAGGCGCGGGGGCGCGGCGCTCAGCGCCGACCAGGCCGCCGACGCCCTCTTCGAGCGCATCGACGAGGCCTCGAAGCTTTATCCGAAAATCCCCCAGGACCTTCGCGCGGACCTGCGCGACTACCAGGCCGAGGGCTACCGCTGGATGTCGCGGCTCGCGAGCTGGGGGGCCGGGGCGTGCCTCGCCGACGACATGGGGCTCGGGAAGACGGTGCAGGCGATCGCGCTCCTCCTCTCCCGCGCAAAGGAGGGGCCGGCGCTCATCGTCACGCCCGCCTCGGTCCTTTACAACTGGAAGAGCGAGCTCGGGCGCTTCGCGCCGGGGCTTCGCTGCGTGATGTTGGGAGCCGGAAACCGCGAAAAGACCGTGCGGGAGGCCGGCGCGGGCGACGTGCTTCTCACGACCTACGGGCTTCTCGCGAGCGAATCCGACCTTTTCGCGGGCCGCGCCTGGCGCACGGCGGTGCTCGACGAAGCCCACATGATCCGCAACCGCGGCACCAAGACCGCGCAGGCGGCGCAGCGGCTTGACGCCGCCTTCCGCCTCATCCTCACGGGCACCCCGGTGCAGAACAACCTGAGCGAGATCTGGAGTCTCTTCGAATTCATCAACCCGGGGCTGCTCGGCAGCTTCGAAGCCTTCACCGGGCGCTTCATCACGCCGATTGAAGTCCGCCACGAGCCGGGGGCCCGGCAGACGCTGCGGCAGATCATCTCGCCCTTCGTGCTGCGCCGCACCAAGGCCTCGGTCCTTGAGGAGCTGCCGCAGAAGACCGAAATCACGCTCCCGGTGGAGCTGAGCGAGGCCGAGCGCGCGCTCTATGAAAAGATCCGCTCCGAAGCCCTGATCCGGGCCGAGGAGAAGGAGACGAGCACGATCGACCTCCTTGCCACGCTGATGAAGTTGCGGCAGGCCGCGTGCAGCCCGAAGCTCATCGATCCCTCGCTTCCGTTCGAGTCCTCCAAGGAGGAGGCCTTCATGGGGCTCGTGCGCAACCTCATCGCCGCCGGCCACCGCGCGCTCGTCTTCAGCCAGTTCACGAGCCACCTCGCCCTGATCCGCCAGGCGCTCGACAAGGCGGGGATCCCGTACCTCTACATGGACGGCGCGGTGCGCGCCTCCGAGCGCGCCGCGCTTGCCGAAGAATTCCAGAAGGGCGGGACGCCGCTTTTCCTCATCAGCCTCAAGGCGGGCGGCACGGGCCTCAACCTCACGGCGGCCGACTACGTGATCCACCTCGACCCCTGGTGGAACCCGTCGGTCGAGGACCAGGCCTCGGACCGCGCCTACCGCATCGGGCAGACGATGCCGGTCACGATCTACAGGTTGATCGCGCGCGGCACGGTCGAAGAGCGGATCCTCGAGCTGCACAGGACGAAAAAGCAGCTCTCGGACGCGCTGCTCGAAGGAACCGACGCCCCGAAGTCGCTCTCGCGCGAGGACATCGTGAAGCTGCTCGAGCAGTCGACGGGGGAGTAA
- a CDS encoding 4Fe-4S dicluster domain-containing protein yields the protein MAQKTLVIDLDRCNGCLACEIACKLENGVPLGMYYTRVIDVGPMGKFPNLKEYFLPAVCQVCRDAPCVKVCPTKATYRTADGQIRIDKEKCIGCKACMKACPYGARSYNAEKKVVEKCTLCEHLQAVGEQPACVKACTARCRFFGDVDDPKSNVSKVLAAAGKENVHSLPDYGNKPTVRYILHKKTATWQSNPAKPK from the coding sequence ATGGCCCAGAAAACACTCGTGATCGATCTCGACCGCTGCAACGGCTGCCTCGCCTGCGAGATCGCCTGCAAGCTTGAAAACGGCGTGCCGCTCGGCATGTACTACACCCGCGTGATCGACGTGGGCCCGATGGGGAAGTTCCCGAACCTGAAGGAGTATTTCCTCCCCGCGGTCTGCCAGGTCTGCAGGGACGCGCCCTGCGTGAAGGTCTGCCCCACGAAGGCGACCTACCGCACCGCCGACGGCCAGATCCGCATCGACAAGGAGAAGTGCATCGGCTGCAAGGCCTGCATGAAGGCCTGCCCCTACGGCGCCCGCTCCTACAACGCGGAGAAGAAGGTGGTGGAGAAGTGCACGCTCTGCGAGCACCTCCAGGCCGTGGGCGAGCAGCCCGCCTGCGTGAAGGCCTGCACGGCCCGCTGCCGCTTTTTTGGCGACGTGGACGACCCGAAGAGCAACGTCTCGAAGGTCCTCGCCGCCGCAGGCAAGGAAAACGTGCATTCGCTTCCCGACTACGGCAACAAGCCCACGGTGCGCTACATCCTGCACAAGAAGACCGCGACCTGGCAGTCGAACCCCGCAAAGCCGAAGTAA
- a CDS encoding acyl-CoA dehydratase activase gives MNIYAGLDLGSTTGKVVLIDDEKKILGWSIVPAVGGPEKTAARARTEAFLKAGLPQDTPVAYLTATGYGRNSFQQKNEEISEISCHALGAHELAPSVRTIVDIGGQDCKVISINSRGRVMDFQMNDRCSAGTGRFFEVIARVLGISLTELSENALKSSNPSPISKQCSVFAESEVISLVNQDVPLPDICAGVTESIARRIKGMIYKVGLEEDLALTGGCAQNKALALALERHLGVKLARLSENPQIMGAFGAAIFALEHSKAAA, from the coding sequence ATGAACATCTACGCAGGCCTTGATCTTGGCAGCACCACGGGAAAGGTCGTCCTGATCGACGACGAGAAGAAGATCCTCGGCTGGTCCATCGTCCCCGCCGTGGGCGGTCCTGAGAAGACCGCGGCGCGGGCCCGCACGGAGGCCTTCCTCAAGGCGGGGCTGCCGCAGGACACTCCGGTCGCCTACCTCACCGCGACCGGCTACGGCCGCAACAGCTTCCAGCAGAAGAACGAGGAGATCTCGGAGATCTCCTGCCACGCGCTCGGCGCCCACGAGCTTGCGCCCTCGGTGCGCACGATCGTCGACATCGGCGGCCAGGACTGCAAGGTGATTTCAATCAACAGCCGCGGCCGCGTGATGGACTTCCAGATGAACGACCGGTGCTCCGCCGGCACCGGCCGCTTCTTCGAGGTGATCGCGCGGGTACTCGGCATCTCGCTCACCGAGCTCTCGGAAAACGCCCTCAAGTCCTCGAACCCGAGCCCGATCTCCAAGCAGTGCTCAGTCTTCGCCGAGTCCGAGGTGATCTCGCTCGTGAACCAGGACGTGCCGCTGCCCGACATCTGCGCGGGCGTGACCGAATCGATCGCGCGCCGCATCAAGGGCATGATCTACAAGGTGGGGCTCGAGGAGGACCTCGCGCTCACCGGCGGCTGCGCCCAGAACAAGGCGCTCGCCCTCGCGCTTGAGCGGCACCTCGGGGTGAAGCTCGCTCGTCTTTCGGAAAACCCCCAGATCATGGGCGCCTTCGGCGCCGCGATCTTCGCCCTCGAGCACTCGAAGGCCGCCGCCTGA
- a CDS encoding AAA family ATPase, whose translation MAEKHIQGKIVAVCGKGGVGKTAFTTMLTRVLKDDPATGRLLVVDADPAMGLLYALGVDTSKSIGAVREKILEAAEKGTAGEKAEVAEQLDYLILNALQEADGFSYLAMGHMNAKGCFCSVNDLLHDSLAQLVNQFDTILIDGEAGIEQINRQVTDHVNTLLLVTDSSFRGQQTVKTIEKLVADGYVPACERMGVVLNRIPGDERSNEDLKKVFNLPVYGFIPFDSEVEQFDRRGESLMGLPAGNAALKAVRATIAAVDASER comes from the coding sequence ATGGCTGAAAAGCATATCCAGGGCAAAATTGTTGCCGTCTGCGGCAAGGGCGGAGTGGGGAAAACCGCCTTCACCACGATGCTCACTCGAGTGCTGAAGGACGACCCCGCGACCGGGCGGCTCCTCGTGGTCGACGCGGACCCCGCGATGGGGCTGCTCTACGCGCTGGGCGTCGACACCAGCAAGTCGATCGGCGCGGTGAGGGAGAAGATCCTCGAGGCGGCCGAGAAAGGCACCGCGGGAGAGAAGGCCGAGGTGGCCGAGCAGCTCGACTACCTGATCCTCAACGCGCTGCAGGAGGCCGACGGCTTCTCCTACCTCGCCATGGGCCACATGAACGCAAAGGGCTGCTTCTGCTCGGTGAACGACCTGCTGCACGACTCGCTCGCCCAGCTCGTGAACCAGTTCGACACGATCCTCATCGACGGCGAGGCGGGCATCGAGCAGATCAACCGCCAGGTGACCGACCACGTGAACACGCTGCTGCTCGTCACCGACTCGTCCTTCCGCGGCCAGCAGACCGTGAAGACGATCGAGAAGCTCGTCGCCGACGGCTACGTCCCGGCCTGCGAGCGCATGGGCGTGGTGCTCAACCGCATCCCCGGCGACGAGCGCTCGAACGAGGACCTGAAGAAGGTCTTCAACCTGCCCGTCTACGGCTTCATCCCCTTTGACAGCGAGGTGGAGCAGTTCGACCGCAGGGGCGAGTCCCTCATGGGGCTGCCCGCGGGGAACGCGGCCCTCAAGGCCGTGCGCGCGACGATCGCGGCGGTCGACGCAAGCGAGCGCTGA